In one Oscillospiraceae bacterium genomic region, the following are encoded:
- a CDS encoding DUF159 family protein, whose protein sequence is MCGRYQLDPGESAEIEAIVRQVQDRVKTGEVFPTNAVAVLSELAGELAPRPMVWGYPRFRGKSGSIINARSETAGERPMFRRSLAERRCVIPTTGFFEWGPGEGGGKRKYRFNRPGTRALYLAGLWNEFAGEEKCVILTTAANASVAAVHDRMPVILAWDEARAWVRDAGAAREILGRTPPALERAEA, encoded by the coding sequence ATGTGCGGACGGTATCAGCTCGACCCCGGGGAGAGCGCGGAGATTGAGGCGATCGTGCGGCAGGTGCAGGACAGGGTGAAGACGGGGGAGGTTTTCCCCACCAACGCCGTGGCGGTGCTCTCGGAGCTTGCCGGCGAGCTGGCGCCGCGTCCCATGGTGTGGGGGTATCCGCGCTTTCGGGGCAAGAGCGGCAGCATCATCAACGCCCGCAGCGAGACGGCGGGGGAGCGGCCCATGTTCCGGCGATCCCTGGCGGAGCGCCGGTGCGTCATCCCCACCACGGGCTTCTTCGAGTGGGGGCCGGGGGAGGGCGGCGGGAAGCGGAAGTACCGCTTCAACCGCCCGGGCACCCGGGCGCTCTACCTGGCGGGCCTGTGGAACGAGTTCGCGGGGGAGGAGAAATGCGTCATCCTCACCACCGCGGCCAACGCCTCGGTGGCCGCGGTCCACGACAGGATGCCGGTCATCCTCGCCTGGGACGAGGCGCGGGCGTGGGTGCGGGACGCCGGCGCGGCCCGGGAGATCCTGGGCCGGACGCCGCCTGCGCTGGAGCGCGCCGAGGCGTAG
- a CDS encoding hypothetical protein (possible pseudo due to internal stop codon), giving the protein MKRKRKWLVLLLVSLSLAAVLAGGIFYVTNVQRALWTKAVTDILEVTAQGRHALDTYIEKDQETLHLLASELETLSGSDGAALEDKLRMFRNDGASYICVNLDEGVLYNGHSAQRYALDEAETAGFRAIGGRGMREPFLEGRTGVWTVGSYERFFFADGAEGYVQKAQPRTELADRFSLSFYNDSGFSYVVNRAGDILIRSQHRNSNRTFQNLFDIIDLQGNDEQLVASFRQALEDGKQGVARFHYQEEDYVFCYVPMERAGGWYVVSIVPNRVIMEQANSIVQHTQILVVLALVCLLVLTAVFLIYRDFTGRVLQAEEEARKAAESANRAKSRFLSNMSHDIRTPMNAITSMTKLAEEHVDEPERVREYLRNIGLSGQLLVGLINDILDMSKIESGKMILNNGDASLETLLTNLVNIIQPMAAKKNQQFNISLHEVEHETLCFDALRLNQVLINLLSNAVKFTPEGGAISVDVAESPARVEGCAHFSFRVADNGIGMKPEFLEHVFDSFTREQDSRVSSIEGTGLGMAITKMIVDRMGGAITVESTPGAGTVFTVDLDLSLPSCAAEEAPTLPPMRVLVADDDAATCRSAELFFRQLCVEAELAACGAQAVERAGGEGYDLILLDQRMPDMSGIEAARAIRTRVGRGVPIVLFSACDWAEIEEEARSAGVDGFLQKPFFKSSLRRCVRQYVLHEASAAERRTERVDLTGRRILLAEDNVLNQEIARELLENVGARIEIVDNGKACVERFEREAPGSFDLILMDVQMPVMNGYEATRRIRAMDRPDAAAIPIFAMTADAFAEDVEAAKKAGMNSHLAKPLDIPVMLREIQRYLGPS; this is encoded by the coding sequence TTGAAGCGTAAGCGCAAATGGCTCGTCCTCCTCCTGGTGTCCCTGTCTCTGGCGGCCGTTCTGGCGGGCGGGATCTTCTACGTCACCAACGTGCAGCGCGCGCTGTGGACCAAGGCGGTCACGGACATCCTGGAGGTAACCGCCCAGGGCCGCCACGCGCTGGACACCTATATTGAAAAGGATCAGGAGACGCTGCACCTGCTGGCCTCGGAGCTGGAGACGCTGAGCGGGAGCGACGGCGCCGCGCTGGAGGATAAGCTGCGGATGTTCCGAAACGACGGCGCGTCGTACATCTGCGTTAATCTGGACGAGGGCGTGCTCTACAACGGGCACAGCGCGCAGCGCTATGCGCTGGACGAGGCGGAGACGGCGGGGTTCCGGGCCATCGGGGGCCGCGGCATGCGGGAGCCCTTCCTGGAGGGGCGCACCGGGGTCTGGACGGTGGGCAGCTACGAGCGGTTTTTCTTCGCGGACGGCGCGGAGGGCTACGTACAGAAGGCGCAGCCCCGCACCGAGCTGGCGGACCGCTTCTCCCTGTCCTTTTATAACGACAGCGGCTTCTCCTACGTGGTCAACCGGGCGGGGGACATCCTGATCCGCTCCCAGCACCGCAACAGCAACCGCACCTTCCAAAACCTGTTCGACATCATCGACCTGCAGGGTAACGATGAGCAGCTGGTGGCCTCCTTCCGGCAGGCGCTGGAGGACGGGAAGCAGGGTGTGGCCCGCTTCCACTACCAGGAGGAGGACTACGTCTTCTGCTACGTGCCGATGGAGCGGGCCGGGGGATGGTACGTGGTGTCCATCGTGCCCAACCGGGTGATTATGGAGCAGGCCAACAGCATTGTCCAGCACACACAGATCCTGGTGGTGCTGGCGCTGGTCTGCCTGCTGGTCCTGACGGCGGTGTTTCTGATCTACCGGGACTTCACCGGCCGGGTGCTCCAGGCGGAGGAGGAGGCCCGCAAAGCGGCGGAGAGCGCCAACCGCGCCAAGAGCCGCTTCCTCTCCAACATGTCCCACGACATCCGCACGCCCATGAACGCCATCACCAGCATGACCAAACTGGCGGAGGAGCACGTGGACGAGCCGGAGCGCGTGCGGGAGTATCTGAGGAACATCGGCCTGTCCGGCCAGCTGCTGGTGGGGCTTATTAACGACATTTTGGACATGTCCAAAATCGAGAGCGGCAAGATGATCCTGAATAACGGCGACGCCTCCCTGGAGACCCTGCTCACCAATCTGGTGAACATCATCCAGCCCATGGCCGCCAAGAAGAACCAGCAGTTCAACATCAGCCTGCATGAGGTGGAGCACGAAACGCTGTGCTTCGACGCGCTGCGCCTGAACCAGGTGCTCATTAATCTGCTGTCCAACGCGGTCAAGTTCACCCCGGAGGGGGGCGCGATCTCCGTGGACGTGGCGGAGTCGCCCGCCCGGGTCGAGGGCTGCGCCCACTTCTCCTTCCGGGTGGCGGACAACGGCATTGGGATGAAGCCGGAGTTCCTGGAGCACGTCTTTGACTCCTTCACCCGGGAACAGGACAGCCGGGTCAGCTCCATTGAGGGCACCGGCCTGGGTATGGCCATCACCAAGATGATCGTGGACCGGATGGGCGGCGCCATAACGGTGGAGAGTACGCCAGGCGCGGGGACGGTGTTCACCGTGGATTTGGATCTGAGCCTGCCCTCCTGTGCGGCGGAGGAGGCGCCCACCCTGCCGCCCATGCGCGTGCTGGTGGCGGATGACGACGCGGCCACCTGTCGGTCGGCGGAGCTGTTTTTCCGTCAGCTGTGCGTGGAGGCCGAGCTTGCGGCGTGCGGCGCCCAGGCGGTGGAGCGGGCCGGGGGAGAGGGTTACGACCTGATCCTGCTGGACCAGCGCATGCCGGATATGAGCGGAATTGAAGCCGCCCGGGCCATCCGGACCCGGGTGGGGCGCGGCGTGCCTATCGTCCTCTTTTCCGCCTGCGACTGGGCGGAGATCGAGGAGGAGGCGCGCTCGGCCGGAGTGGACGGCTTTCTGCAAAAGCCCTTCTTCAAATCCAGCCTGCGCCGCTGCGTGCGGCAGTACGTGCTGCATGAGGCGTCCGCGGCGGAGCGGCGGACGGAGCGGGTGGATCTCACCGGCAGGCGCATCCTGCTGGCGGAGGACAACGTGCTGAACCAGGAGATCGCCCGGGAGCTGCTGGAGAACGTGGGGGCGCGAATCGAGATCGTGGACAACGGGAAGGCCTGCGTGGAGCGGTTTGAGCGCGAAGCGCCCGGCAGCTTCGATCTGATCCTGATGGACGTGCAGATGCCGGTGATGAACGGCTATGAGGCCACCAGGCGCATTCGGGCCATGGACCGCCCGGACGCCGCGGCCATCCCCATCTTCGCCATGACGGCGGACGCCTTCGCGGAGGACGTCGAGGCGGCGAAAAAGGCCGGGATGAACAGCCACCTGGCCAAGCCGCTGGATATTCCCGTCATGCTGCGGGAGATACAGCGCTACCTGGGCCCGTCCTGA
- a CDS encoding ferredoxin: MEVSIERNDCISCGLCAATCPEVFRIADDGLAEAYRQPDAATEALAKEAAANCPVSIIYVE; the protein is encoded by the coding sequence ATGGAGGTTTCCATCGAACGCAACGACTGCATCAGCTGCGGCCTGTGCGCCGCCACCTGTCCCGAGGTCTTCCGCATCGCCGACGACGGCCTGGCCGAGGCCTACCGCCAGCCCGACGCCGCCACCGAGGCCCTGGCCAAGGAGGCCGCGGCAAACTGCCCTGTGAGTATTATCTACGTGGAATAG
- the rsmH_1 gene encoding ribosomal RNA small subunit methyltransferase H, protein MEQEHKRRVRYQGTHPRNYREKYKELSPEKYKADVEAIIQRGKTPAGMHLPIMVDEILDFLQIQPGQIGCDATLGYGGHTQKMLERLQGRGHLYATDVDPVESAKTRARLEGLGYGPKILTVKRMNFAQLDQVAPGVKFDFVLADLGVSSMQIDNPERGFTFKHDGPLDLRLDPTSGVTAAQRLRELDEAELAALLAENADEPYAGPIARAVTQRLRQGGVVETTRELSALVEQALSFLPAGERKQAVKKSCQRTFQALRIDVNSEFEALYSFLDKLPGVLAGGGRAAVLTFHSGEDRLVKQAFKQHLREGVYSQVAGDVIRPSGQECFQNPRARSTKLRWAIRA, encoded by the coding sequence CGTGGAGGCGATCATTCAGCGCGGCAAAACCCCCGCGGGGATGCATCTGCCCATCATGGTGGACGAGATCCTGGACTTCCTCCAGATTCAGCCCGGGCAGATTGGCTGCGACGCCACCCTGGGCTACGGCGGCCACACCCAGAAAATGCTGGAGCGGCTCCAGGGGCGGGGGCACCTCTACGCCACCGACGTGGACCCCGTGGAGTCCGCAAAGACGCGGGCGCGGCTGGAGGGGCTGGGCTACGGCCCAAAAATCCTCACTGTGAAGCGGATGAATTTCGCCCAGCTGGACCAGGTGGCCCCCGGCGTGAAATTCGACTTCGTGCTGGCGGATCTGGGCGTGTCCTCCATGCAGATCGACAATCCGGAGCGGGGCTTCACCTTCAAGCACGACGGCCCGCTGGACCTGCGGCTGGACCCCACCTCCGGCGTCACCGCGGCCCAGCGCCTGCGGGAGCTGGACGAGGCCGAGCTGGCCGCCTTGCTGGCCGAGAACGCGGACGAGCCCTACGCCGGGCCCATCGCCCGCGCCGTCACGCAGCGCCTCCGGCAGGGCGGCGTGGTGGAGACCACGAGGGAGCTGTCCGCCCTCGTTGAGCAGGCCCTCTCCTTCCTCCCCGCCGGGGAGCGGAAGCAGGCCGTGAAGAAGTCCTGCCAGCGCACCTTCCAGGCCCTGCGGATTGACGTCAACAGCGAGTTCGAGGCCCTCTACTCCTTTCTGGACAAGCTGCCCGGCGTCCTGGCGGGCGGCGGGCGGGCGGCGGTCCTGACCTTCCACTCCGGCGAGGACCGCCTGGTGAAACAGGCGTTTAAGCAGCACCTTCGTGAGGGCGTTTACAGCCAGGTGGCCGGGGACGTGATCCGCCCCTCCGGCCAGGAGTGCTTTCAGAACCCCCGCGCCCGCTCCACCAAGCTGCGCTGGGCCATACGCGCATAG